One part of the Prunus persica cultivar Lovell chromosome G5, Prunus_persica_NCBIv2, whole genome shotgun sequence genome encodes these proteins:
- the LOC18776990 gene encoding zinc finger RNA-binding protein, with protein MCANPTPSSTNHAKIPSYTNPNSNFTTKSHSQMFNPSQDSTNLTYHIPYQSNTINPNSNKRWLFPPPVFPSAVAFDPALRPPGTEPNANSGSYSWTHVVFQAQTPFVEDPNAGSQNGAIQQAEPIGHEASIKFLNESLLVPTTSNSLWNSNGTNRCDVCNLSCSSKENYEAHILGKKHQKKIRMQYNPTAAASNVLNNISLPSQTSSVGGQVIFGGSGVAAGVELETKRRKVVNGGAADDSMVVCTICNVVCNSQEVYIKHLAGKRHKAQASLVAPNVGSYFAALQSEVTGIWNKDPNKIKLVQSAWCEVCKVSCNSNDTYIKHLVGKKHQKNLEQLEKLKNDGSASTSNVPSAATNAIIGPMENLGAKGSQPEEDLETKKRKIISGGAAAGAVRTCTVCNVVCNSQTVFNSHLAGQKHAAMVKKQAEVGVAIRASQQITAS; from the exons ATGTGTGCAAACCCAACACCTTCTTCAACGAACCACGCCAAAATCCCGTCATACACTAACCCTAATTCCAACTTCACTACAAAGTCACACTCCCAAATGTTCAATCCTTCACAAGATTCCACCAATCTCACCTATCACATTCCTTATCAATCCAACACCATAAACCCAAACAGTAACAAACGTTGGTTGTTTCCTCCACCCGTGTTTCCCTCTGCAGTAGCCTTCGATCCAGCTCTTCGCCCGCCTGGAACTGAACCAAATGCCAATTCAGGCTCATACTCGTGGACCCATGTTGTATTCCAAGCTCAAACGCCATTTGTTGAAGACCCAAATGCTGGTTCTCAGAATGGGGCTATCCAGCAAGCTGAACCCATTGGACACGAAGCT TCTATCAAGTTTCTGAATGAGAGTTTGTTAGTGCCCACCACTTCAAATTCTTTGTGGAATAGCAATGGGACAAATCGGTGTGATGTTTGTAATCTCAGTTGTAGTAGCAAAGAAAATTACGAGGCACACATATTGGGAAAGAAACACCagaaaaaaatcagaatgCAATATAATCCCACTGCTGCAGCCTCTAATGTTCTAAACAATATCAGTCTGCCAAGCCAAACAAGCAGTGTAGGTGGGCAAGTGATATTTGGGGGTTCAGGTGTGGCTGCTGGTGTAGAATTGGAAACAAAGAGACGTAAGGTTGTGAATGGTGGTGCAGCGGATGATTCGATGGTGGTTTGCACAATATGCAACGTTGTTTGCAATAGCCAAGAAGTTTACATTAAGCACTTGGCTGGTAAAAGGCACAAGGCTCAG GCTAGTTTAGTGGCTCCAAATGTTGGCTCATATTTTGCTGCACTTCAATCTGAAGTTACTGGCATTTGGAATAAAGAtccaaataaaatcaaacttgTTCAGTCTGCATGGTGTGAAGTTTGTAAAGTCAGTTGTAACAGCAATGACACCTACATCAAACACCTAGTCGGAAAGAAACATCAGAAGAACTTGGAGCAACTTGAAAAGTTAAAGAATGATGGCAGTGCCTCAACCTCAAATGTTCCATCAGCTGCAACAAATGCAATAATTGGACCAATGGAAAACCTAGGAGCCAAGGGTTCCCAGCCAGAGGAGGATTTGGAGACAAAGAAGCGAAAGATCATATCAGGAGGAGCAGCAGCTGGTGCAGTCAGAACGTGTACTGTATGCAATGTGGTGTGCAATAGTCAGACAGTTTTCAATTCTCATCTTGCTGGTCAGAAGCATGCTGCTATGGTGAAGAAACAGGCAGAAGTTGGAGTAGCAATCAGAGCCTCTCAACAGATAACCGCTTCCTGA